Proteins co-encoded in one Nicotiana sylvestris chromosome 7, ASM39365v2, whole genome shotgun sequence genomic window:
- the LOC104216604 gene encoding uncharacterized protein — protein sequence MSHSLAAVPLPRFATVLAAAKQPRLRPNPKPQNGKQKITTTNPSVPPATVKKTTSGFNSRSKEPTWQCVQNCGACCKLDKGPNFPTAEEIFDDPSDVELFQSMVGSDGWCIHFEKSTRKCSIYADRPYFCRVEPAIFETLYGIETKKFNKEACSSCIDTIKAIYGSSSKELENYNAAVWSST from the exons ATGTCTCATTCGCTAGCTGCGGTGCCTCTGCCGCGTTTCGCCACCGTTCTCGCGGCGGCGAAGCAGCCACGACTCAGACCTAACCCTAAACCCCAGAATGGTAAGCAAAAGATAACCACTACCAATCCCAGTGTACCACCGGCTACCGTCAAGAAAACAACGTCAGGCTTTAACAGCAGGAGTAAAGAACCCACGTGGCAGTGCGTGCAGAATTGTGGTGCATGCTGCAAACTTGACAAAGGCCCAAACTTTCCCACTGCCGAAGAAATTTTTGATGACCCTTCTGATGTTGAG TTATTCCAAAGCATGGTGGGTTCTGATGGATGGTGCATACATTTTGAGAAGAGCACAAGAAAATGCTCCATTTATGCAG ATCGTCCATATTTTTGTCGGGTGGAACCAGCCATCTTTGAGACATTGTATGGGATTGAAACGAAAAAGTTCAACAAGGAAGCTTGCAG TTCTTGCATAGACACAATTAAAGCGATATATGGATCAAGCTCAAAAGAGTTGGAGAATTACAATGCTGCAGTATGGAGTTCAACATAG